In Citrobacter sp. RHB25-C09, the following proteins share a genomic window:
- the ugpB gene encoding sn-glycerol-3-phosphate ABC transporter substrate-binding protein UgpB — protein sequence MTSLRHSALGLAIGLAFATNAMAVTTIPFWHSMEGELGKEVDSLAQRFNDTHPDYKIVPVYKGNYEQSLSAGIAAFRTGNAPALLQVYEVGTATMMASKAIKPVYEVFKEADINFDESQFVPTVSGYYTDSKTGHLLSQPFNSSTPVLYYNKDAFKKAGLDPEQPPKTWQDLAEYTAKLKAAGMKCGYASGWQGWIQLENFSAWHGLPVASKNNGFDGTDAVLEFNKPEQVKHIAMLEELNKKGDFSYFGRKDESTEKFYNGDCAITTASSGSLADIRHYAKFNYGVGMMPYDADAKGAPQNAIIGGASLWVMQGKDKDTYKGVAEFLDFLAKPENAAEWHQKTGYLPITKAAYDLTREQGFYEKNPGADIATRQMLNKPPLPFTKGLRLGNMPQIRTIVDEELESVWTGKKTPQQALDTATERGNQLLRRFEQSTKS from the coding sequence ATGACATCGTTACGACACTCAGCTTTGGGTCTGGCAATCGGTCTGGCTTTTGCGACGAACGCAATGGCTGTCACTACCATTCCATTCTGGCATTCCATGGAAGGGGAGTTGGGGAAAGAGGTCGATTCCCTGGCGCAACGTTTCAACGATACCCACCCGGATTACAAAATTGTGCCGGTGTACAAAGGCAACTACGAACAGAGTCTGAGCGCGGGCATTGCTGCCTTCCGTACCGGTAACGCGCCAGCATTGTTACAGGTTTATGAGGTCGGCACTGCGACCATGATGGCTTCAAAAGCCATCAAACCGGTCTATGAAGTGTTTAAAGAAGCAGACATCAACTTCGACGAATCGCAGTTTGTGCCGACCGTTTCCGGTTACTACACCGATTCCAAAACAGGCCATCTGCTGTCTCAGCCGTTTAATAGCTCTACTCCCGTGTTGTACTACAACAAAGACGCCTTCAAAAAAGCGGGTTTAGACCCGGAGCAGCCGCCGAAAACCTGGCAGGATCTGGCGGAGTATACCGCGAAGCTGAAAGCGGCAGGGATGAAGTGCGGATACGCCAGCGGCTGGCAGGGGTGGATCCAGCTTGAGAACTTCAGCGCCTGGCATGGCCTGCCGGTGGCGAGCAAAAACAACGGCTTCGACGGTACCGACGCGGTACTGGAGTTCAATAAGCCTGAGCAGGTGAAACACATCGCGATGCTGGAAGAACTGAATAAGAAGGGCGACTTCAGCTACTTCGGGCGTAAAGACGAATCCACCGAGAAGTTCTACAACGGTGACTGTGCCATTACCACCGCCTCATCCGGTTCTCTGGCCGATATCCGTCACTACGCCAAATTCAATTACGGCGTTGGCATGATGCCTTACGATGCCGATGCAAAAGGCGCGCCGCAGAACGCCATCATTGGCGGGGCGAGCCTGTGGGTAATGCAGGGCAAAGACAAGGACACTTACAAAGGCGTAGCCGAATTCCTCGACTTCCTGGCGAAGCCTGAAAATGCCGCCGAGTGGCACCAGAAGACCGGCTACCTGCCGATCACCAAAGCCGCGTACGACCTGACCCGTGAGCAGGGCTTCTATGAGAAGAACCCGGGGGCGGACATCGCCACCCGTCAGATGCTGAACAAACCGCCGTTGCCATTCACCAAAGGTCTGCGCTTGGGCAACATGCCGCAGATCCGCACCATCGTGGATGAAGAGCTGGAAAGCGTGTGGACCGGGAAGAAAACCCCGCAGCAGGCTTTAGACACGGCAACCGAGCGGGGTAATCAGTTACTGCGCCGCTTTGAGCAGTCGACCAAATCGTAA
- a CDS encoding type II toxin-antitoxin system death-on-curing family toxin: MTLQFISAEEIVRFHDKLLSVTPGVPGMPDPGRAEALLYRVLNKYEYEGIADVWILAAMHLLAISRGHIFNDGNKRTALFITLLFLKRNGISLKANPDFVEMTVEAAAGRLSLEEIVQRLRS, from the coding sequence ATGACTCTGCAATTTATCTCAGCTGAAGAGATCGTTCGGTTTCATGACAAACTGCTGAGCGTCACACCCGGCGTACCGGGAATGCCGGATCCCGGACGGGCGGAAGCCCTTTTGTATCGAGTGTTGAATAAATATGAATACGAAGGCATCGCCGATGTCTGGATCCTTGCGGCGATGCATTTGTTAGCTATTTCTCGCGGTCATATCTTCAATGATGGTAATAAACGCACGGCACTCTTCATCACGCTGCTCTTTCTCAAACGTAACGGGATATCGCTGAAAGCTAATCCAGATTTTGTCGAGATGACGGTTGAGGCCGCTGCAGGTCGTTTGTCGCTAGAAGAAATTGTTCAGCGCTTGCGTAGTTAA
- a CDS encoding type II toxin-antitoxin system Phd/YefM family antitoxin, which yields MRTMNYSEARQNLASALESASTGTPVTITRRGHKSAVIISAEEFERYQAAKLDAEFDAIMGIHGSEIRELADK from the coding sequence ATGCGTACAATGAACTATAGTGAAGCCCGGCAAAATCTCGCTTCAGCGCTGGAGTCTGCGTCGACAGGGACGCCAGTTACCATCACGCGTAGAGGGCATAAGTCGGCAGTCATCATTAGCGCCGAAGAGTTTGAGCGCTATCAGGCTGCGAAACTGGATGCTGAGTTTGATGCCATCATGGGAATTCATGGCAGCGAAATAAGGGAACTGGCTGATAAATGA